ATCGGAATTTCAAACAATTCATCATACTTAGGAGACTCTCATGCAAGACAACAAAAAACTTATCTACATCTTTGGCGCGGTCGGGCTCGTGCTGTTGGCAGCCTCGGTGTATTTATTAATCCAGGTCAATACGCTGGAAAAGCGCAGCGCCAAAATCGGGTATGTTAAATCTGACGTTTTGTTGGCCAATTATAAACCGGCGATTGCTATCCAACAAAAACTTCAGGAAGAAACATCGCATGTCCAAAAAGAATTGGAAGAACGTTACAAAGAATTGCAGGGTATGGATGCCGATTTGAAAAAGAAATCGCAGGTGCTGACCATGCAAGCGCTGGCTCCGCAGATGGAGCGTTTTCAAACCAAACAAAGCGAGTTTTTACAAATGCAGCAAGGGCTGCAGCAGGCCGTTTCACAAAAACAAGCGCAACTGCTCGAGCCGGTTTTTCAGGATATCAGCAATTTCATTAATAAATACGGCAAAGACAACGGGTACACGCTTATTTTCGGAACGCCTGTGGAAGGCATGGTGATTTACGGTGATCCGGCTCAGGATTTAACCGAAATTCTCAGCAGCGAACTCAATTCACGGGTACCTCCGGCCGTTCCCGTGCCGCTCAATCCTGCGGGCGGAGATTCGACGAAAAAATAATTCTGAAATCCCATTTTTAAAACCGTCTCATAACGCACTCGATGAGACGGTTTTTTATTTGCAATTCGATCATGCAGTGGTTACATTTTTCAACTTCATTTTAATTCTCATAATTTCATTACGAAAGGTATGGCATGGCCAAACCATCGACGATCGGGGAACTCAAACAGTCCGGTTACAAGGCATTGTCAGTCAAAGACGAAATCCGGCGTAATCTTATTCGTAAATTACGCGAAAAAGAAAATATCTTTCCGGGCATTATCGGTTATGAAACAACGGTTGTTCCCGAACTCATTCATGCATTACTTTCAAAACACGACTTAATTTTACTCGGCTTGCGGGGGCAGGCCAAAACGCGTATTTTGCGCAGCCTGATCAATTTGCTCGATGAAGAAATTCCTGTCATCAAAGATGCGCCGCTGAATGATCACCCGTTCAATCCGATTTCACGTGTTGCCAAAGACATGGTTGAGCAACACGGCGATCAGACGCCGATTGCGTGGCTTGCAAGAGAAGAGCGTTATGGTGAAAAGCTGGCAACGCCGGACGTGACCGTTGCC
Above is a genomic segment from bacterium containing:
- a CDS encoding OmpH family outer membrane protein encodes the protein MQDNKKLIYIFGAVGLVLLAASVYLLIQVNTLEKRSAKIGYVKSDVLLANYKPAIAIQQKLQEETSHVQKELEERYKELQGMDADLKKKSQVLTMQALAPQMERFQTKQSEFLQMQQGLQQAVSQKQAQLLEPVFQDISNFINKYGKDNGYTLIFGTPVEGMVIYGDPAQDLTEILSSELNSRVPPAVPVPLNPAGGDSTKK